The window aaaaccGTTTCCACCAACACCCTCTAAGCCAGCGAGATTTCCTCTTTGCAGATTCATATTTTTGTGGGAATGGCCCCTGCTTTTTGTGGAGTGGGGCCATTCTGGTTAATAAAGGATAGTGAAAAAGCAGGGCTTTGGCTCCTTCCTCCGCCGTTCCTCAgcaaacctcccccccccccctttcaggAGAAGCAGGTGAAGGAGATGGGGAGGGACCTAGCACCCTCCCAGGAGGAGGTGAAGGAGATGGGGAGGAGTTCAGCCCCCTCCCCAGGAggtgaaggaaaagggaaggactCAACACTCCCCCCAAGGAGgtgaaggagagggggaagagctcagcatcccccccccccagaaggaggtaaaggagagagggaagggctAAACAACCCTCCAGGAGAAATGTGAAGGAGATGAGGAAGGGCTTGATATCCCTCTCCCAAAAGGAGGAGGtgaaggagaggggggagggctCAGTGTCCCCCAGGAGAAGCAGGTGAAGGCAAGGGGGAGGGATGACAGACTGGGGCTCTCTCCACTCACACATACTCTTTTATCTGGCCTCTGGTGGAATATGGCCTCAGCCCCTGACTGAGGCTGGCTCCCTGACTATCATCCCCCAAGGGGATCTATTAGCACCATGGGGCCTCCTGCTGTGTCCCCAAGTACTAGTTCATCCCCCTCTTTCACAGCTCGAAAGAGGAACTGAGGCATTCTCATGCCCCCTTGATCCATACCTGGGGCAGAACAGTCAGTCAGGCTTGGAGGAGGAGGtgggattggggggggggcatCACCCTGGGCGAGGTCCAGCTGAGATGCTGGTCAGTGCTAGCTAGCCACCTCCTCTTCTCCGGTTGTTagtggggaagaaggaggaattaGGCAGGGCTCTAGGGCCCCTGGTCCTGGTCCCTTAGAAATAGCAATAGCCAAACAAGCATCTCCCTCTCCCCAGCTCCAGAGATCACCCAGAGAGGGAGCTCTTGGCCCCAAACCTGCAAAAACTGGGTTCCAGCCCTGATTCCTCTCCTCACTGGCTGGGTGACTTTAAATAAATCACTTCTGTTCTCTGGGCAATAAGTATCCCTGTCCCCGTCCCTCCCAAGGAGGAACCGAGATCTGCCGAGGTGCTCAGAGTTTCCTAGGAAGAAGGTGCTAAATCAGCTTCCCTCATGAGCACAAAAGGAAATTCCCGCCCAGTTTTCTGTCCGTCCCACCTGATTACAGAGACTTCTTGAAGTGAGGGCCAcctcttttatccctccccctcccccctgcctCCAGCCTGCTGAGCATTCCCaatggatttaaattttttctctggaaGCTGATCTCTTGTCAGGGAAGCAATGCCAGAAGGAGGCTTGGGGACCACTGTCCCGGTACTCGGCGCACCTGAGCTGCCCGGCTCAGCTTTCCCTCCCTGCCCCGGGGTGACTCCCCCTGCTCACGGAGCCAGGAAGAGCCACGGGAGGCAGCTGCCAAATAGCTCAGCTGAACAAAGAGAGGAATGGCCTAGGGCCTTGAGTTTTTCCCATGGAAAATAGTCCctggaaaaacacacacacacacacacacacaccagcccTGGTGCTCAGGTATTGCCCATTCAGAGGCCTGGAGGTGCCGGGCCTGGCCACTTAAAGGCTGTGGGGCCTTGGGCAAGACACTTTCCCCCGGGGTCCCTGGTCCTGCTTCTGCGCTTGAGGGATTCAAAGCCCTTCTTGTTTCGTCATCGCTAGCTCCCCTTGCGTTCTGAGGTCTTTCCAAGTCCCTCTCGGAGCCCCAGAGCCCACATGGCATCTGAAGGCGGGGGCACGGTCCTGCCTGCTGGCCAGCACCCTCCTCTTTCTTGGGTCTCCTTCCGTTTTCACGAAGTTCATCCGCCCTGTGCTCGATCCCATTCTGCAGGCCGGGCTCGCTTCCCCCCACCCGTTATCCCTCCTTCTTTTGTCTTCTTCACGTCCTTCCTTGCTCTCTATTTCCCGATCTCTGAAAGCTTCTCCCGAACGATTCCCCATTCCTCAACTCCTACCCCCATCCCCCGGATCGAGGGGATGGGGCTGACTCCACGTCTGTGTTCTGGGTGTTGGCTCTCTGGGGCCATCTGTCTTTCCCTCGGTATGTCCCCTGCCTCCATCCTGTCCCTTTGTCTGTGTCCTGCGTGTCTCTGTCTTGTTTAGATTGTGAACCCCAGGGGCAGGGACCCCTGTCTGACTCAATGTTCTGTACAGCACCTGCAGGTGCGTGAATAAATGTTAATCCATGGTTCAAAGAGTGCCCAGGTCATCTTGGGGAAGCAGGTTGGGGGACAGGCGGGCTAATGGGTGGCTGGGCTTAACATTTGTTGAGACTAAGGTGGGGAGGCAGGGAAGGGCAGGTGGAACTTCTGAGCTGATCCTAGCCTGCCCTTTCCTTCCCAAAGACCCTGGGGTGgcaatgggggtggggaggtatgCATTATCAGGTTTGCTAGGGGAGGGCAGAGGATTGTGCCTAAACCTCTGGGTTCCCCCTGAAGAAAGCCCTCCCCAACAGCTGCTGCATCCTACCACCAACCCCCCCCCCTGCCCCAACCCCAGCTAGTCAGAGACTTTGTTAGGGGAAAGGACATAAAAGCTGTCCCACCCCACCTCACCCCAGCCAACCTGAGAACTACCCACAGCTACGCTATCCAGACAACCCCAGGCTGCTTTCTCCTGTCCCAGGGAAGGTGTAGACTAAGAGTCCACACTGACCCAAAAGAATCTTGGGATGGGGGCTGGAAGAATCATGGTCTGTGCAAGGAGAGTATCCGGGAGGAACTTTCTCAGTGACATTCACTAAACTCTGGCCAAGGATACCACCAGGcttgtgggggtggggggagcatCTGCTTCAACTGGGAAACAAAGCTGAAAAAGTGACAGAATCCCTGTCCTTAGggagggggaggtggggaggataCTACAAGACTGCAGCTATAGGGGAGGGCAGACAGAATGGTCTGGGAACATtggagaagaatcagaaaaaggtGGTAGACACATAAAAGTGATGGCCAAAAGGGAGGAAGGGCATGGAgtgggtggaggaagagaaagggatcgAATTGATCAAGTGAATAGAGGCTGGAAATTTGTTTGGGCAACAACTGGTAAGCCAGTGTTGTTGGTACAGAGTGTACAGTTCGAGCTAGGAGGGGGCCGAGAACTGagaaggtcagagctgggaggagcctCAGAATGGGGACTCTAGAAAGGCCAGGAGAGTTGGGAGGAAACCTAGGACAAAGGGATGGGTGTTGTCTTTGGcaatttcttatttctctctgagaacctttaaaatgaagagttgggACCAGGAGGACTGAGAGCTCCACCTGCTCTAAGACTGCTTTGCAAATGAGGTTTGGGTCCTAAGAACACAAAACATGGTGTATCAACAAATTAGTCACCAAACATGGACTTACTGCCCTGCCCTCTGGAAGCTTACATCCGGGGCACTTTGGGAGGCTTTTGCACCGAGTCTTAAAGGGAGGGAAGAATTCGGAGGTGAAAGTCAGGAGTGTGTTCTAGGCATGGAGGATGGCTTGGGGCATTCCTCAAGGAACAGAGCAGAGGGGCTAAAGCTTTAATGTGCAGGGAGTGGATCAAGGTCTAGGGGGCCTGAAATGATAGGTTGGACTGGCTTTAAAAGGATTTGATATTTTATCCTTGAATCAAAAGGAGTCCCTGAGGATTATTGTCAGGAAAGGGCACTGTCAGACTGTGCTTAAGAATAATCCCTTTGGCTACTGTGAAGCAGGAATACCCAATGCAGAGGATATTGGAAAGGGTCTGGAGGAAGGTGGTGAGTAGCTGGATTGGGCACGGTAGATTACCCTCAACAGAATTAGGACgtttggaagaagggagagttTAGGGGCCAAGATCATGAATTTGGTTTGGTGTTTGTTGCATTGAAGAAGTCTCTGGGACATTGAAATGGGCTCTGGATTGGTGAGTCCAGAGCAGAATCCAGGAGCTTCGGACCTAGAGCTCTGTGAGCTGTCTGACTGTCCGGGTGCCACCCTGTGGGGCAGGGTCCCCACCTCTGTGTACTCTGTCTGGGCAAAGGGACAGGGCTTCTGCCCCAGTAGCCACAGGCTGGCCCAAAGGACCCTAGAGGAGGGGGCTGGGGGTAGGAAGGTAGGGAAGAGACTAATTCCATGAGAATGTTTTTCACGATTCTCCCATAAAGCTCCCATAAAGCGCATCCATTCCACATTGTGCCCATTTCCGCTAACCCCTCTAATGGTTCCTAAATagttcctaacttttttttttagtggccTGGATCTTTTTGCCAAATGGAGCCCATGAACCCTATCTCAAAATCAAGTTTCTAAATGCctaaaatacacagaattacaTAGAAAGCCAATTATAGCAAAATAGAATTGTCTACGTTCATAATTTCCCTGAAAATTTTCCATGGATCCCTTGGGGAGGAGTAAAGAGAGGTCCCCAAGGGTTCATGGACAAGAGATTGGAAATCCCTGGTCTAACCTTTCCAGAGGCATCCAGATGCTGAAAAGCCTTGGCTTGGAAAGCTGCCTGTCTCCTCAGGAAAAGAGGTGGTGGAGGATGCATCTGAGGCAGAACCAGGGGTTATGGCAGCAACCTGTTCTCCCCCCTCCACATTGCCCAACGTGGCCTCCATGTTGGAATGAACTAAATGTGGGCAGCCATTTCTAATAGATTGACTGAATTGGACTCTTCCATATTGGGAAACATGCTAGAGCCATGAGATGGGGTAACAGGGAGCCATATCAGGAGAAGGGAGGGCATGACGATGGAAATGTAGGGACAAAGTTTTCAGTTCCTTCTATAATCAGGGCCCTCTCATCACCTGCCTCGGCTTTCATCTCCACCTGTGTGATTGGTCCTCTACGTCTCTCCCCCTATTTACTGAGGGGATTGGGAAGAATGGCTGTCCTTCAGGATAGAGCTGGGAGAAACCAGTACTCATTGAGGCTGCCTcaatcattttacatttgagtaaactgaggcccagaaagaaaGGGACTTGGTCACCAAGCTGGGAACAGAACCCAAGGTTCTTCTGAATCCCAAGCAGATCATGTGCCGAAATATTTGatatcctgccatttgggggagcaagcaagtcttcatttttcttccttgctcccAGCTTCTGGTGCTAAGAACCACAAAGCAACAGCTCCCTGCCTATGACCCCTCCAGGAAGGAGATAAAAGTGGGCCCACTGAGGCAGGAAAGGGCAGAATCCCCCAGGCCCTTCTCTTGCCTCTCAGAGACAGAGCTGGGCAGGCGTGGCAGGAGGGGAGGCCCGGTTGTTCCCAGGCAGTACCAGCCTGCAGTTCTGAGGGAAGCTTCCagccctctgtctctctctaccaGCTTCTAATTTgcatctccctccccccaccccatatcTCCCTCCCAGTCTGGCTGGGCAAGGCTTGACCTTTCAGCCCAAGCTCATGACCCATTGCCATAGCAACGAAGCTTTGGTATTATCTCCTCATGCCATTAGGAAggctttttatttacttattttctctCAATGTGGCTGCTTTTCCTGAATGGTttaggaagaaagagggagagaaagggctAAGGAGAGTGAGGAGGGACCAAGAGAGGCAAAGGcagacagggaaggagggagaggccGGGAGAGCAGTCCTGGAGGACGGGCTGCCTCTGAGAGGTAGGGGATGGGCAGATGGAGAGAGCAGAGGACAGGAGCTGGCCACGGACAGACAGACAGCATCAAGGAGGGAGGGGCCAAGCCAGTCAGGGGATGGTTAGAGGAGCAGAGCCAGAGGACAAACAAGACCCAAGACAAggacacagagagaggaagaggcagGGATATGCCGGCTGGCTCAATCAACCCAAGAGCATTTGTTAAACCCCTACTATGTATCACATGCCCTGCTAAATACCAGGTTACAAAGATAATCctgaaacacctactatgtatcacATGCCCTGCTAAATACAAGGTTACAAAGATAATCCtgaaatacctactatgtatcacATGTCCTGCTAAATGAGCTAAAAGAATTCtgaaatacctactatgtatcacATGCCCTGCTAAATACAAAGTTACAAAGATAATTctgaaacacctactatgtatcataTGCCCTATTagttaaagaatttgaaataCTATGTATCACATGTCCTGCTAAATACAAGGTTACAAAGATAATCctgaaatgcctactatgtaaACACATGCCCTGCTAAATGAGAGTTAAAAGAATTctgaaacacctactatgtatcacATGTCCTGCTAAATACAGGGTTACAAACATAATCCTGAAAGTAAAACAGAGGCAGAAGGCAGACCCAGGGGtcaaagagaggagaggaagagacagcAGGGATGGAGATGAAgcagagaaagatggagacagGAACAGGCAGtgcagtgggggagggagggccaGAAGGGAGGCAGCCAGAGAGCAGGAAACAGAGGTGCAGAAAGGTGGAGGCACTGAGATTGAGAGTGCTAGGGATAGGGGTCAGGACAAAAAAGCAGAGGGACATACACAGGAAGGGAGGGggcagagaaagaggcagaggcCAGATGGCAGGAAGAAAGGCAAAGAACAGAGAGATAGGACAGAGGAAGAGTGACAGGGTTATCAAGGGCAGGAGAAGGGGAAGGTGGAAGAAATGGGATAAAAGGGGTAAGGAGGCAGGAAAAAACCCACAGGAAAACCTGAGCTAAGAGAGCATCACCACAAGAGCCTAGAGCCTGAAGACAAAATGATAGACAAACAGACAAGACAGATCAGAGAGGGCCTGACCACAGATGCAAAGCAGAAGGCAGGCTGGGGTCTAGACCATCTGAATCCAGGCTGCCCCACCACAGAGCAGAGCTGAGCTGCCCAAAAGCAGCAGAACGCAGGCTGACGAGGAGGCCGAGTGGGCCAGCACTTGGCTGGACCTACAAGAGCCGGCTCAGATGGAAGGAGAGCCAAGTGGTGATACCTGGCACCCGGTTCTGAACCTGGACAGACAGATGGCAGGGctgggggagtgggggaggaggatgacagggaaaggtcCAAAGCTGGCCAGGCCACCAGAGAGAGCAGCAGAAAGATACACATTCACCAGAGCCCAGCACTCTCCCAGGGCTTATAAATAAACAGGCACGTGGGAAACAAGGATTCTTTCTCCAGgaaatataatttatgtttacagacataaatttcttttaaagattatCCTTCTTCCACTCAGTTGCTGTGCCCCTAACAGTGTCCCTGAGTTACCCCCAGCCCCCTCGGCCCCAGCAATTATCTTCCCTTTATTGCGCTGATGATCCAGATGTGGTCCTGGccaaagggaaggggagagggcaAGGGACCGGGGCTGCCCCTGGCCCGGGAGGGAGGCGGGGCCAGCTGGTCCCATCCTCTCCTGCTCTATAGCAGTTGTCCCAGATGTGCCCATGTATGGGCATGGAAAGAGCAGGCAGCCGGGGAGCGGCAGCATCCCTGCCGGATCGCCACCATACAGAGAACCTTTCCGGGGGGCAAAGGGAGCCCGAACTGGAGGCCTGGCACAGGCGCAACATGGCCATGCCGGCTTCTTTTCAAACTTGACAGCTGGGAGGAACGGCTCCTTATCGGGGGGCTGGGGGAGAGCCAGTGACACTCCAAACTCCAGAAGGCCAAGGGTTTGAGAAAAATGGGGCATGGGACTTCCTTTCCTTGTTGCTGAATACTGGTTAAGCGGCAGGTCTTAAGACCAGCAGCCTGAAGAGGTATGTAGGATCCCAGTGGAGGGATGGAGGTGTTACAATGCCAAACACAGGCCTTTGCTGGCCTCCAGGCCCACAGAACTCCGGTCCTCCTTACCCATCACGCCCACCTAGCCTGCTTAGCATGTCCCAGCTCTAGGCAGAGGCAAACTGCCCCTTCTGCAGGAAGGTTCCAGTTTCCAGTCCCTGCAGGGCAGGATATTTCTAGGGGACGCCCCCTGAGAGGTAGTGACCcttaggggaagaggaaggaagtgcCCGATGGGAAGAATGGCTGATGGGCCTCCCCAGACCCAGTGAGATTTGATGGCCCCAAAGCCACCGGCAGCTCGGGAGGCCCTAGCGGGGACATTCGCCAGAGGGGAgccgtggtttgagacccaggagggaggagagaggggtgTCCCTTTGGGCCTCGGAAGGAAGCCGATGCCCGGCGGGGCAGGGCCGACTCCCCCAAGCAGTGGGTGGGCTATGCTGCGGGTAGCCACGGAGGGCGGCTGTTACCGGTTCCCAGGTACCTGCAGGGGCCTGGAAAGAAGCAAAGTCGAGTGAGTCAGGGCCTGGGGGGCTCAGGTGGGCTCGCCTTTCCTGGAGATCCCTAGGCCCGGGGGCTTGTGCCCTACACAGAGAgcaacctcctcctcctcctcctcctcctcctcctgctcctcctcctgcagctcctcctcctcctcttcctcctcccggTCCAGTTCGCGcgcctcctcctcgtcctcctccacctcctcgtCCTCCCTCCCCTCCGCGCGCACGGCGGGCGGAGGACTGGGCGCCCGGGCAGGGGCCGGGGCTGGACGGGGGCGCGGGGgccggggcggcggcggcggctcgtCGCGCTCCGCCATACGCTCCACGGCGCCCTCGCCCACCAGGAAGACGGTGTCGAGGACCCGCGGGGGGCCCGTGACCGGGTTGTGGTCGTAGGAGAAGACGCGCAGCCCGCGCAGCGGCCGCAGGTCCGGGAAGCCGCCCAGCTGGTTGCGGTCCACGTCGAGGATGCGCAGGCGGCCCATGCGCAGCAGCACGTTGGGGAAGACCTCGAGCCGGTTGCCGTAGAGCCAGAGGCCGCGCAGGCCCACCATGCTGGGCAGCTCGGCGGGCAGGCCGCGCAGCCGGTTGTCGCCCAGCTGCAGGGACTGGAGCGCCGGCATGCTGAGCAGCGCGCGCGGGAAGCGCCGCACGTAGTTGCCCTCGAGCCAGAGGCAGCGCAGGCTCTGCAGCTGCGCGAAGTCGGCGGGCAGCCCCAGCAGCCGGTTGCTGCCCAGGTAGAGGCGGCTGAGGCGCGGCAGGCGGCACAGCGCCTCGGGCACGTGCTCCAGCTTGTTGAAGTCCAGCGCCAGGATGCGCAGCTCGCGCAGCTCCTCGATCTCGTCGGGCAGCTCGCGCAGGCCCGTGCCGCTGATGTAGAGCCTCTGCAGGCCGAGCAGGGCGCACACCGAGGCGGGCAGGCGCCGCAGCCGCCGCCCGCTCAGCTCCAGCAGCTGCTCGCCGTTGCTCAGCTGCTCCGCCACGTCCGACGGCAGCTCGTCCAGCGTGGACTCGGCGATGCCCATCCTGCGCTCATGGCCCCCGGGAGCAGCGGGGGCCGCCGGCGGCGGGCGCCCTGCCCGCGCTCGGGCCCCCGCCCGGCTGCCAGCCTCCCGCCCCCGCCCCGGCCCGGCCCGCGCTCCTCAGCGtccgcccccccccctcccaggcGGGCTCTCGCTGCCTcctcccgcccccgcccccgccccccgccgGAGACTGCCCAGCCCGGCTGTCCCTTCCTGACCTGGCTCCGCGCCAGGGATGGGGCTGCCTTCCCTCTCCAGTCCTGTTCCACCAGAGCCCCCTGACAGAGCTCCGGCCCTCCCCTCCACCCAGGTCTCGGGAGGCTCCCGCCCGCCCAGGACCAGGTTGCGCCCACCTGTCCTAATCCAGCTCTCCAAGCAGGGTTCCAGAAGCCCGCTCCGCCCTCCCAGTCATCCCTCTCCGCCCCCGCCCCGAAGGAGCTTGCCCCCCTCCCGGTCCGATCCAGCCCCCCGGTCCCAGCCCCCGGGACGGGAGGGGAGGCGCCGCCGGGCTGCCCGCCGCCAGTCTCCCGATCGCCCTCCGGGACTCCCCCGCTCGCACTGTCTGACTCCGGTTCCCACAGACTTGATGCTTAGCGACCCGTCGCCATGGAAACCCCCCGACGCGGTTCCAGCTGCcaatgagagggagggaggaagagagaggggcgGGAGTTAGACTAGGGAAGGGGGGCGCCCCCTCCCGAGGGCCGGTCCCGGTCCCTGGGCACCGCCTCCCTGCCTCTGGAGCTGGAGGGAACCAGACCAGCAGCGCCCGGGCCCGCAGGTACCCCACGCCGCCCTACTCGCATCCCTTCGAGCTCTGGCCTTCTTACCCACTCCTCCTCGGCGCGGTCCCTTCTGTAGTTTACATGAATCCCGGGCATGGCTCAGCCAAGTAGCCCACGTGCCACTTGTCCCAGTccgccctccccacccccttcctctcCCAATTACaccagagctaaaaaaaaataaataaataaactgacaAATCGATGaattctctctgtattcaacTTCAGCCAGTTCCAGACATCACCACAATTAACCCGTAACGCTTCCTAGAACATGGAAGTGCCTGAGCTTGGGAAGATCTTAGAACAGAACAGCTTCCGGGGAGGTTCCTGAGGGCAAGGGTCCGGCCTTCAAAGGTCCGGGATCCTAGGAGCCAAAAAGCAGAGAAGCTGAGGCTTCCCTTTgagctgggttcaaatgctgTCATGTTAGAGCTGAGACCCTGGGTGCTAATTCACTTGTCCCTGCCTCTGAGCTCATCTGGGAGGGGAGGTTGTACTTGACTGGCACCCAGTGTCCCTTCAAACTCAGTATCCCATAAATGGCCTCGCTGGAAAGTACTCAAATGACTCCCAGTGCCCCTTTGAAATCAGTATCCCATAAATGGCCACGCTGGAAAGGATCCCAGAACAGAGACGGTCCCAAGCACAGGGGACCGGAGACCTTACGATAccgaggaggaaactgagtcagagaggaTGAGTGACATATGAATGAGCGCTGAGGTCTTTGGGTACAAATGGAACAGTGCTCTCTGGGAGTTCACGTTCTAATGGGGGAGCCCAGAACAGATGGAAAGTTTCAGCGGCAGGACAGATGGAAAGGTCCCATAATCCTTAGGGAAGaggcaaagcagatggtaattcgttaatgtcatttccactgataaaatcgtATCAGTTTCTGctgttgaaccatttgacagtgcCAAAGGCGTTGGTAGCGGGAACTTTCTTTTCCCAGGCTTCACTAGGCTGTGGCTGCCTTTCTCCCAGAAGCAGCTGCCAGCTTGCAGGAGGGCAGGGGGCTCAAGAGAAGACCTTCAAAGGCTGGGTTGGAGGGAGGGCTGATGGGCCAGCGGAGCTGCCACTCCTGGCTGTTGATGCTGGTGGCGTCACGGAAAGTGGCTCCTGGCTGTGAGGGACCGACTGGAAGCAGATCCAGTGGTCCGGGCTGCTGGGCAGGGCTCCAGCTTGGGCTCAGGGTCCTGGGCTGCAGCCATCAGGATGTGAGAGAGAGGGtgttcattcattcccttgaaatccttgaccttttgttcttccagatgaattttgttgttcttttttctagatcagtaaaatatttcttgggagtttgattggtttagcactaaataagtagattagtgttgccatctttattatagtCACCCGaccgacctatccaagagcacttgctatttttccaattgttcttttttctgggtcAGTAAAAATGGTTTCTGGGGgtttggcatagcactaaataagtagattagtttagtcTAAATagtctaaataaatagattagtgttgccatctttattatatattcacccgacctatctaagagcacttgatatttttccaattgttcttttttctaggtcagtaaaatagtttcttgggagtttggttggCTTAGCCCTAAATAAGCAGattagtattgccatctttattatatttgtgtgaCCTACCCAAGAGCACTTGCTATTTTTGCGGTTGTTTCCAGCAGAGGAGATGGTGTTCGGGGTGCAGGTGGTGCCTCATAAATGGCCCTTCCTTGCTGTGTTGGGGGCTGCTTGTGAGGCTAGTGTGGCTGGTGGCAGCAGGAGCTGCTGGCCCCTTCTCCACAggagttccttctctgggtgggAGCTGGGGGGGGGCGCCTCTATCAGAAATAGGGAAGTATAAAAGAAGGGAGAGTTGAGGGGGAAGATGATGTAATTACAACCTGCCATTCAGGCTACTCCCTCTGAAAATGAAAAGCCTATGGGAAGGGAGACAGGGGGGGATAGCGCTTACCCAGGGGCCACAGCTCCGGAGCCAATCTGGGGCAATCTCCAGTCCCAGGGAGTGAAGGGGGCCCTGAAGCCCAAGGTTAGGACTCTCTCATCAGGCTGTATTATATTGTGCTTCCAGTGGCCCCTTTTTGTCTGCCTGTGGGTAGAAGCAACCTTGGGACTGCACATGCTCAGGAAAGGCACCCAATGTGAGCCTGAGGGAAGTGTCTCTCTATTGCCACTATGGACAGTGTGAGACAGGGTCAGAAGGACTAGGGAAGGGGGGCACCC of the Sarcophilus harrisii chromosome 6, mSarHar1.11, whole genome shotgun sequence genome contains:
- the LRRC10B gene encoding leucine-rich repeat-containing protein 10B — protein: MGIAESTLDELPSDVAEQLSNGEQLLELSGRRLRRLPASVCALLGLQRLYISGTGLRELPDEIEELRELRILALDFNKLEHVPEALCRLPRLSRLYLGSNRLLGLPADFAQLQSLRCLWLEGNYVRRFPRALLSMPALQSLQLGDNRLRGLPAELPSMVGLRGLWLYGNRLEVFPNVLLRMGRLRILDVDRNQLGGFPDLRPLRGLRVFSYDHNPVTGPPRVLDTVFLVGEGAVERMAERDEPPPPPRPPRPRPAPAPARAPSPPPAVRAEGREDEEVEEDEEEARELDREEEEEEEELQEEEQEEEEEEEEEVALCVGHKPPGLGISRKGEPT